One region of Pseudoalteromonas piscicida genomic DNA includes:
- a CDS encoding DUF6702 family protein, whose protein sequence is MKTWRLACLLVLISPLCQAHQLKAAITTVLFNERSGNIEIMHRFYLHDTEHAVESLLSQNADIFNNAADRASFAEYVSKRVEIKTGAGEVLPLNLVGAEIDGQFFWVYQETPIFSPITELKMRHSALRDVWSEQINLVNFEGKGKVRTLHFDGNDDWLSVIF, encoded by the coding sequence ATGAAAACCTGGCGCTTAGCCTGTTTACTGGTGCTGATTTCTCCGCTTTGTCAGGCGCACCAACTAAAAGCAGCGATCACCACGGTATTATTTAACGAACGCAGTGGTAATATTGAAATCATGCACAGATTCTATCTCCATGATACTGAGCATGCAGTAGAGAGCCTACTCAGCCAAAATGCCGACATATTTAATAATGCTGCTGATAGAGCGAGCTTTGCAGAATATGTCAGTAAGCGTGTTGAAATAAAAACAGGTGCTGGTGAGGTGCTGCCATTAAACTTGGTTGGTGCAGAAATCGATGGTCAATTCTTTTGGGTATACCAAGAAACACCGATTTTTTCACCCATAACTGAGCTTAAAATGCGCCACAGTGCACTCAGAGATGTATGGTCAGAGCAAATTAATTTAGTAAACTTTGAAGGCAAAGGAAAAGTAAGAACGTTGCACTTTGATGGCAATGACGATTGGCTGAGCGTCATATTTTAG
- a CDS encoding M1 family metallopeptidase, which translates to MKKSTPAIPLLVALALSGVAHASAISQTKGHFEDKFRQLDETLPTPNIYRSAAGEPTERYWQQKVDYDIDVNLDEKARRLTATQTIRYKNNSPHTLKYLWLQLDQNIFKNDSIAERTATFGNELQSNPVTKHAKISLNQLRRQQFMDDTELGFVINNVKDGRGKPLKITIVDTMMRVDLNEPLKSGSDLQFSMDFAFNIVEEDAVGARSGYEHFEKDGNDIFLLAQWFPRLTAYTDYEAWTNKAFLGSGEFTLEFGDYDVEITVPADHIVSATGELANPKQVLSKTQRDRLVQAKIAKRPVFVVTEEEALENEKAGTDDTKTWRFKAKNVRDFAWASSRKFMWDAKGYQQGGDDQPLVMAMSFFPKEGGDLWKKYSTEAVIHTMEVYSRFSFDYPYPTAQSVNGPVGGMEYPMITFNGPRTKLQDDGSRTYSLAEKRFLIGVVIHEVGHIYFPMIVNSDERQWTWMDEGLNSFLDGVAGREWDPSIPWGVEPRDVAAYMKSEDQSPIMTQSDSVLHLGPNAYTKPAAALNILREVILGRELFDFAFKEYALRWKYKRPTPADFFRTMEEASGVDLDWFWRGWFYSTDHVDISLDKIYQLRLDTKNPDIDFGRLREFEKNKPMPLFVKRNQEEGRTLWIDKNQDVTDFYDSNDQFTVTNEERNEYREFLSELKSWEKRTLERAVKEDKNYYVLKFSNVGGLVMPILLELTYRDGSKEERVIPAEIWRRNARNVSKLIITEKDKPLASVTVDPRWETADVDIENNHYPRRIIESRLELYKKKAREGKVYRDIMQDVKAELKPFEEKKDN; encoded by the coding sequence ATGAAAAAGTCAACACCAGCCATACCTTTATTGGTTGCACTCGCGCTATCCGGTGTCGCACACGCTAGCGCCATTTCACAAACCAAAGGGCATTTTGAAGATAAGTTTCGCCAATTGGACGAAACCTTACCGACCCCAAATATCTACCGCAGCGCAGCCGGTGAGCCCACAGAGCGCTATTGGCAACAAAAGGTGGATTATGATATCGATGTAAACTTGGATGAGAAAGCCAGAAGATTAACCGCTACGCAAACCATACGATATAAAAATAACTCTCCTCACACGCTAAAATATTTGTGGTTGCAATTAGACCAAAATATCTTCAAAAATGATTCGATCGCTGAACGCACTGCAACTTTTGGGAACGAATTACAGAGTAACCCGGTTACAAAACATGCAAAAATTTCACTAAACCAACTCAGGCGTCAGCAGTTTATGGATGACACTGAACTTGGTTTTGTTATCAATAATGTCAAGGATGGTCGCGGTAAACCGCTTAAGATCACGATTGTTGATACCATGATGCGTGTTGACCTAAACGAACCGCTCAAATCAGGTAGCGATCTACAATTTAGTATGGACTTTGCCTTTAACATTGTTGAAGAAGATGCGGTTGGCGCACGTTCGGGTTATGAGCACTTTGAAAAAGATGGTAATGATATCTTTTTGCTCGCGCAATGGTTTCCTCGTCTAACGGCGTATACAGATTATGAAGCTTGGACCAATAAGGCGTTTCTTGGCAGTGGTGAATTCACGCTCGAGTTTGGTGACTACGACGTTGAAATCACAGTGCCGGCCGATCATATCGTTTCTGCAACGGGTGAGTTAGCTAACCCAAAGCAAGTACTGAGTAAAACCCAGCGTGACAGACTAGTGCAAGCAAAAATAGCGAAACGCCCGGTATTCGTCGTTACAGAAGAAGAAGCGCTAGAAAACGAAAAAGCCGGCACTGACGACACCAAAACGTGGCGCTTTAAGGCCAAAAATGTGCGCGATTTTGCGTGGGCTTCATCACGTAAGTTTATGTGGGATGCTAAAGGCTATCAACAAGGAGGAGACGATCAGCCTCTCGTGATGGCAATGTCATTTTTCCCCAAAGAAGGGGGAGACTTGTGGAAAAAGTACTCCACCGAAGCCGTTATTCATACCATGGAAGTCTATTCACGCTTCTCGTTTGATTACCCTTATCCAACCGCGCAATCGGTAAATGGTCCCGTTGGTGGAATGGAATATCCAATGATCACTTTCAATGGTCCTCGTACGAAATTACAAGATGATGGTTCTCGTACCTATTCACTGGCCGAGAAACGCTTCTTAATCGGCGTTGTTATTCACGAAGTAGGACACATCTATTTCCCCATGATAGTCAACTCAGACGAGCGCCAATGGACATGGATGGACGAGGGCCTCAATAGCTTTTTAGATGGCGTTGCCGGCCGCGAATGGGATCCCAGCATTCCTTGGGGTGTTGAACCAAGAGACGTTGCTGCCTATATGAAATCTGAAGATCAGTCTCCAATCATGACGCAATCAGACAGCGTATTGCACTTAGGTCCAAATGCCTACACCAAGCCTGCTGCTGCGCTTAATATTTTGCGCGAGGTTATCTTAGGTCGTGAGTTATTTGATTTTGCATTTAAAGAATATGCCCTACGCTGGAAATATAAACGCCCAACGCCTGCTGACTTCTTTAGAACAATGGAAGAAGCTTCTGGGGTCGATTTAGATTGGTTCTGGCGGGGTTGGTTTTACAGCACAGATCATGTCGATATATCGCTAGATAAAATCTATCAATTGCGTTTGGACACCAAAAACCCAGACATCGACTTTGGTCGCCTACGCGAGTTCGAAAAGAACAAGCCGATGCCACTATTCGTTAAACGCAATCAAGAAGAAGGGCGCACCCTTTGGATTGATAAAAATCAAGACGTAACGGACTTTTACGATAGCAATGACCAGTTTACGGTAACCAATGAAGAGCGAAATGAGTATCGTGAGTTTTTATCCGAGCTTAAATCTTGGGAAAAACGTACCCTTGAGCGCGCAGTAAAAGAAGACAAAAACTATTACGTGCTTAAGTTTAGTAATGTCGGCGGACTCGTGATGCCAATCTTACTTGAGCTCACTTACCGAGATGGTAGCAAAGAAGAACGCGTTATCCCTGCCGAGATTTGGCGCCGCAATGCCCGTAACGTCAGCAAGCTAATTATTACAGAGAAAGATAAGCCACTAGCGTCCGTGACCGTTGATCCGCGATGGGAAACTGCTGACGTTGATATCGAGAATAACCATTACCCAAGACGCATTATAGAATCTCGCCTAGAGCTCTATAAAAAGAAAGCGCGTGAAGGTAAAGTGTATCGCGATATCATGCAAGACGTGAAAGCCGAGCTAAAACCATTTGAAGAGAAAAAGGATAACTAA
- a CDS encoding exonuclease SbcCD subunit D, with amino-acid sequence MKVLHTSDWHLGQSFYEHDRSEEHQLFLDWLCDALVEQKIDVLLISGDIFHTATPPASAEKQLYTFIQKASQLCPQLHIILIAGNHDSANRIETAKPLLTLFNTHVIGRFNKQAPEHVVIDLPVKAQHMHVVAMPFLRSADLPKPLDDEFDYQAGVQLAYQHALSTIEEVKGPIVLMGHLHAKGGTISEDSERNLNIGGFDAVSAGVFGEQFDYVALGHLHKAQTVAKQSAIRYCGTPLPMSFSERNYKHQVLLVEFNEQGLVDVNPLYVPRFKDVLYIPEDGAKRLTELCEAIAAQDFSKFDSAPYIRLKLSAAETNSRFRAEIDEALKGKDIKFCGIERVSKGVEASELLLEDLGKVESLSPNTLLDIAYREIEPEQEKAPAALHEKLAEVIASMEE; translated from the coding sequence ATGAAGGTTTTACATACGTCTGACTGGCACTTAGGGCAATCGTTTTACGAACATGATCGCAGTGAAGAGCATCAGCTATTTTTAGACTGGCTATGTGATGCGTTGGTTGAACAGAAAATCGATGTACTGTTGATCAGCGGTGATATTTTTCATACCGCAACACCGCCCGCGAGTGCTGAAAAACAACTGTATACCTTTATCCAAAAAGCATCTCAATTGTGCCCTCAGCTGCACATTATTCTGATTGCTGGCAACCACGATTCCGCTAATCGCATTGAAACCGCAAAGCCACTCTTAACCCTATTCAACACCCATGTTATTGGTCGCTTTAACAAGCAAGCGCCTGAACACGTTGTTATCGATTTGCCCGTCAAAGCGCAGCATATGCATGTTGTGGCAATGCCATTTTTGCGCAGTGCCGATTTACCAAAACCGCTAGATGACGAGTTTGACTATCAAGCAGGGGTGCAATTAGCTTATCAGCATGCGCTGAGTACGATAGAAGAAGTGAAAGGCCCTATTGTGCTAATGGGGCATCTGCACGCCAAGGGGGGAACGATTTCTGAAGATTCTGAGCGTAACCTCAATATTGGCGGTTTTGATGCAGTATCTGCAGGCGTGTTTGGCGAACAGTTTGACTATGTTGCGCTAGGTCATTTACATAAAGCGCAAACTGTAGCTAAGCAGAGTGCTATCAGATACTGCGGCACACCTTTGCCGATGTCATTTTCCGAACGCAATTATAAACATCAGGTATTGCTCGTTGAATTTAATGAACAAGGTCTTGTCGATGTAAACCCCCTTTACGTTCCTCGCTTCAAAGATGTGCTATATATCCCTGAAGATGGCGCAAAGCGCTTGACTGAATTATGCGAAGCTATCGCGGCGCAGGATTTTAGCAAGTTCGATAGCGCTCCCTATATTCGCTTAAAACTATCCGCAGCAGAGACTAATAGCCGCTTTCGTGCTGAGATTGATGAAGCGCTAAAAGGAAAGGATATTAAGTTTTGTGGTATCGAGCGGGTGTCTAAAGGCGTAGAAGCAAGCGAGCTGTTGCTTGAAGATTTGGGTAAGGTCGAATCGTTATCGCCCAACACCTTGTTGGATATTGCTTATCGCGAGATTGAACCTGAGCAGGAAAAGGCACCAGCGGCATTGCATGAAAAGTTAGCGGAAGTGATCGCGAGCATGGAGGAATAG
- a CDS encoding SbcC/MukB-like Walker B domain-containing protein — translation MKLEKILITNLASIESAEVDFTAAPLKDTGLYAITGDTGAGKSTLLDAVCLAFFGKTARLKSDDKEKVAFNGDNIKLNDPRNLLRRGCVAASASVVFIAQDSKRYQATWSVERARKSPKGNLKTATIELFSLPDMTLVCEKKKETEQKIEQLVGLNFEQFTRAVLLAQHEFSAFLKAGGDERAQLLECLTGTEKFSNIGKAVYEAHKQKKIELQSQQDKLGQIVLLSPEQQAELEAQKLGLLDTRNRQQETSTKLQAQLQWLADVELRKQKIAEVEHTLQTLEQQIEEGKPQQEYAQQVLKANEMRDNREQHELAEKRVAQLSQDRLALQQQDFASAITTLKAKQQQLEQQLITQQADFVKLEPSFNTIRILDEKLSLHKAQAIETQPYLDKHANLIAQHAAAIQKYQVQQGEIDTELQQLEHEQASLRSVSNIAAQWSVVQPQFDDLKKYQQQRNEHEVQLQKLPNEQQALGIQLSKHETEVQQLQKVYDTEASALSALKKALAPLTQQDLNLALQNWSLCVQAYRSIEEGDALLHQLRSQQTQHHIGLERLEMLIRDTKQQDELSKQRLALTRDNLEQVQLRASERISDLRSQLRAGQECMVCGSKEHPYGVEHIDVHWEQLLSDFRSQYQAAEQAREQVLQRYNQQVGEKERENALWQSVSQEIAHCTKQINENRARLDALSDEYKVGSAEQAEMQLVSIQSRLNELSTLRNNIDRQWQSVQQAQQHLEQAKHKGQALQQQHHDLGNHIAFLRTEYDQLSQTVDALRCRLEALISDKSWWQEFDSSPQTAISQLKMRVQTWLKTTERTDALAKDKVQLEHQLHLVSQQKQDEAQRLEELKHTLLQHQQNIEHLNRERAEYLPQQHTRLDDWITELKQQEQQSREQITQTQLALSQTEAQREKAQHSLTQLEKQIAEQTSRLQQLDERFEQWLLDQQGQLDKVKVLALLEASLDEARADLEKCAQVQQAFQNTKLQLSHQRDELNQLEKKYPDGVDGEQVKQSHTETEQALEQTQNQLLQVQSALEVDAQNKKQFSLQAANLAQLQQDYEQWHLLDKLLGDATGKKLRNWAQTQTLKILLQYANQQLHTLSRRYLLTNIEQSLEIAVIDKDMADEQRSVNTLSGGESFLVSLSLALGLAALSSNKVQIHSLFIDEGFGTLDPETLGVAIDALDALQSQGRKVGVISHVAQMSERIATRIHVNKQPGGYSSLNLVPQT, via the coding sequence ATGAAACTTGAAAAAATATTAATTACCAACCTTGCCTCTATAGAAAGTGCCGAAGTCGACTTTACTGCGGCACCACTCAAAGACACCGGTCTCTATGCTATTACCGGCGATACAGGGGCAGGAAAAAGCACTTTACTGGATGCAGTTTGCCTTGCATTTTTTGGCAAAACCGCACGGTTAAAATCGGACGACAAAGAGAAAGTAGCCTTTAATGGCGATAACATTAAGCTAAACGATCCGCGAAACTTGTTGCGTCGGGGCTGTGTTGCGGCATCTGCGAGCGTGGTTTTTATTGCTCAAGATAGCAAGCGTTATCAAGCTACCTGGTCGGTAGAGCGTGCGAGAAAGAGCCCTAAAGGTAATTTGAAAACCGCTACAATAGAGTTATTTAGTCTACCTGATATGACGCTGGTCTGTGAGAAGAAAAAAGAAACAGAACAAAAAATCGAACAGCTAGTCGGGCTTAACTTTGAACAGTTTACTCGGGCCGTGTTACTTGCTCAGCATGAGTTCTCCGCATTTTTAAAAGCAGGCGGAGATGAGCGAGCACAGTTACTCGAATGTCTTACGGGCACTGAAAAGTTCAGTAATATCGGCAAGGCGGTTTATGAAGCGCACAAGCAAAAGAAAATCGAGCTGCAATCTCAGCAGGATAAGCTAGGTCAAATTGTGCTTTTGTCACCAGAGCAGCAAGCCGAACTTGAAGCACAAAAGTTGGGATTGCTTGATACAAGAAATCGACAACAAGAGACAAGCACAAAGCTGCAAGCTCAGCTGCAATGGCTCGCGGATGTCGAACTGAGAAAACAAAAAATAGCTGAGGTGGAACACACGCTGCAAACGCTTGAGCAGCAAATAGAAGAGGGAAAACCGCAGCAGGAATATGCGCAGCAAGTCTTAAAAGCCAACGAGATGCGTGATAACCGTGAGCAGCATGAACTGGCTGAAAAACGCGTTGCGCAGCTATCTCAAGATCGACTAGCACTGCAGCAACAAGATTTTGCATCCGCCATTACAACGCTAAAAGCAAAACAGCAGCAACTGGAACAGCAGCTCATTACGCAGCAAGCTGATTTTGTAAAGTTAGAGCCAAGCTTTAACACCATTCGTATATTGGATGAAAAGCTGAGCCTACACAAAGCACAAGCAATCGAAACTCAGCCTTATCTCGATAAACACGCGAACCTAATTGCACAACATGCGGCTGCGATACAGAAGTACCAAGTGCAACAAGGTGAAATAGATACTGAGTTACAGCAGCTGGAGCATGAGCAAGCGAGCTTGCGCTCAGTTAGCAATATTGCCGCCCAATGGAGCGTGGTTCAGCCTCAATTCGATGATCTGAAAAAGTACCAACAACAACGCAATGAGCATGAAGTCCAGTTGCAAAAATTACCGAACGAACAGCAAGCGCTAGGTATACAACTGAGCAAACATGAGACTGAGGTACAGCAACTACAAAAGGTATACGACACCGAAGCCAGCGCGCTCTCAGCGTTAAAAAAAGCACTAGCACCTTTGACTCAACAAGACCTAAATTTGGCATTGCAGAACTGGTCTCTATGCGTGCAAGCCTACCGTAGCATCGAAGAAGGTGATGCCTTGCTTCATCAGTTACGATCGCAACAAACGCAACATCATATTGGCTTGGAAAGACTTGAGATGCTGATCCGCGATACCAAACAGCAAGACGAGTTGTCTAAGCAGCGCCTAGCCCTAACTCGTGATAATTTGGAGCAAGTGCAGTTACGCGCAAGTGAGCGGATCAGCGATTTACGCTCTCAACTGCGGGCAGGGCAAGAATGCATGGTGTGTGGCTCAAAAGAACATCCTTATGGTGTGGAGCACATCGATGTCCACTGGGAACAGCTACTATCGGATTTTCGGTCTCAGTATCAAGCTGCTGAGCAAGCTCGTGAACAAGTGTTGCAGCGTTATAATCAACAAGTCGGTGAAAAAGAGCGTGAAAATGCACTATGGCAGTCCGTCAGTCAGGAGATTGCTCACTGTACTAAGCAAATAAATGAGAATCGTGCTCGACTAGATGCGTTGAGTGATGAGTATAAAGTTGGCAGCGCCGAGCAAGCTGAAATGCAACTCGTGAGTATTCAGTCACGGCTAAATGAATTATCAACGTTACGCAATAATATTGACCGTCAGTGGCAATCGGTTCAGCAAGCACAGCAACATCTTGAGCAGGCTAAACATAAAGGACAGGCACTTCAGCAGCAGCACCATGATTTAGGTAATCATATTGCCTTTTTGCGAACCGAATATGATCAGCTATCACAAACAGTGGATGCCTTACGCTGTCGACTTGAAGCGTTAATTTCCGACAAATCGTGGTGGCAAGAATTTGATTCATCTCCTCAAACTGCCATAAGCCAACTTAAAATGCGAGTGCAAACTTGGTTAAAAACCACCGAGCGTACCGATGCGTTAGCGAAGGATAAAGTTCAGCTTGAGCATCAATTACATCTTGTCAGTCAACAAAAACAAGATGAGGCGCAACGGCTTGAAGAATTAAAACATACGCTTTTACAACACCAACAGAATATTGAACACCTCAATCGCGAACGCGCCGAATACTTACCACAGCAGCATACCAGATTAGATGATTGGATTACTGAGCTTAAGCAGCAAGAGCAACAAAGCCGAGAGCAGATCACACAAACCCAGCTGGCGCTGAGCCAAACCGAAGCACAGCGTGAAAAAGCACAGCACAGCCTGACGCAGTTAGAAAAGCAAATTGCCGAGCAAACATCGCGTTTGCAACAACTAGACGAACGCTTTGAACAATGGTTGCTCGACCAGCAAGGTCAGTTAGACAAGGTAAAAGTATTAGCGCTACTTGAGGCTTCGCTGGATGAAGCTCGAGCGGATCTAGAGAAGTGTGCGCAAGTTCAACAAGCGTTTCAAAACACAAAGCTACAGCTGAGTCATCAGCGTGATGAGCTTAACCAACTTGAAAAAAAGTATCCTGATGGGGTCGATGGTGAGCAAGTTAAGCAAAGTCATACCGAAACCGAGCAAGCACTTGAGCAAACTCAAAATCAATTGCTACAAGTACAAAGCGCATTAGAGGTAGATGCTCAGAATAAAAAACAGTTCTCTTTGCAAGCGGCAAACCTCGCTCAGCTGCAACAAGACTACGAGCAATGGCATTTGCTAGATAAGCTGTTAGGTGATGCAACAGGCAAGAAGCTGCGTAATTGGGCGCAAACGCAAACGTTAAAAATCTTATTGCAGTATGCTAATCAGCAATTGCATACGCTTTCTAGACGCTATCTGCTTACTAATATTGAGCAGTCTTTAGAAATTGCGGTCATAGATAAAGACATGGCGGACGAACAACGCAGCGTCAACACCTTATCTGGAGGGGAGTCCTTCTTAGTATCATTATCTTTAGCGCTTGGACTTGCCGCGCTTTCATCAAATAAAGTGCAAATACATTCATTATTCATTGATGAAGGCTTTGGTACGTTAGACCCCGAGACGCTGGGTGTCGCGATTGATGCTTTGGACGCGTTGCAATCACAAGGCCGCAAGGTTGGAGTTATCTCACATGTCGCTCAGATGAGCGAGCGGATCGCCACCCGTATCCATGTGAATAAACAGCCGGGAGGCTACTCATCTTTAAATTTAGTACCACAAACATGA
- a CDS encoding class I SAM-dependent methyltransferase, with amino-acid sequence MPTFTGEEAQNYDSRITKLVPGYALIHQLTGAQLLALYPDSATILVVGAGTGKEIVELAQLNPSWRFIAQDVSADMLAIADQHFTKLGLQERVQIHHGAISPQAYQADAVLCLLVMHFVKDNGDKASLFKQMSEQLKSDGRLFIADLEKPATNFEREAQLIVCKQLGLTDVGEQRMRVNLEHEFYPVDKIRLAELLDSAGFGIAKPFFKALGFAGFVVDK; translated from the coding sequence ATGCCGACTTTTACGGGCGAAGAAGCCCAAAACTATGACTCAAGAATCACAAAGCTTGTACCAGGATATGCGTTAATTCACCAACTTACCGGGGCACAACTTTTAGCACTTTACCCAGATAGCGCGACCATTTTGGTTGTGGGGGCAGGGACAGGCAAGGAAATTGTAGAGCTTGCTCAGCTAAACCCGAGTTGGCGGTTTATAGCGCAAGATGTATCTGCTGATATGTTGGCAATTGCAGATCAGCATTTTACTAAGTTAGGCCTACAGGAGCGTGTGCAGATCCATCATGGCGCGATTTCACCTCAGGCCTATCAAGCGGATGCAGTACTGTGCTTGCTGGTGATGCACTTTGTAAAAGATAACGGCGATAAAGCAAGCTTGTTTAAACAAATGAGTGAGCAGCTAAAGTCGGATGGGCGTCTTTTTATTGCTGACTTAGAGAAACCTGCGACAAACTTTGAACGTGAAGCGCAGTTAATCGTTTGCAAACAACTTGGGCTGACTGATGTTGGTGAGCAGCGTATGAGGGTGAATTTAGAGCATGAGTTTTACCCCGTGGATAAAATCCGCCTTGCAGAGCTGCTAGACAGCGCAGGTTTTGGCATTGCTAAACCTTTCTTTAAAGCCCTTGGATTTGCGGGCTTTGTGGTAGATAAGTAA
- a CDS encoding DUF6942 family protein — MNTAQSKKILTHGLGATAGKVAFYIEHPPSLEPYNNLMQVSALANGEIEHINTHCGNGWRKIFNVFAKFLFAAKLPDHDITNYPTWQSYRDSALLQASSQEALLFSTPDFSAKTYDWHIIAGRTYAKSLLRDQIFTNNLIWLDNEFAVDFNLRLVISPFLDYRQLSNIKINKLVDIIRQ; from the coding sequence ATGAACACAGCACAGAGCAAAAAAATACTAACTCATGGTTTGGGTGCAACAGCGGGCAAAGTTGCGTTTTATATTGAGCACCCACCAAGCTTAGAACCTTATAACAATTTGATGCAAGTCAGTGCGTTAGCCAATGGAGAGATCGAACATATTAATACTCACTGCGGAAACGGTTGGCGGAAAATCTTCAATGTTTTTGCCAAGTTTTTATTTGCGGCAAAGCTGCCAGATCACGATATTACTAACTATCCAACTTGGCAGTCATATCGTGATAGCGCGTTACTTCAAGCTTCAAGTCAAGAAGCTCTGCTCTTCTCAACGCCTGATTTTTCAGCAAAAACATACGATTGGCATATTATCGCAGGGCGAACATACGCAAAATCATTACTTAGAGATCAGATTTTTACTAACAATCTAATCTGGCTGGATAATGAGTTTGCCGTTGACTTTAACTTACGCCTTGTCATTTCCCCATTTTTGGATTATCGCCAACTTAGTAATATAAAAATCAATAAGTTAGTGGATATAATAAGACAATGA
- a CDS encoding lipocalin family protein — translation MKVRQLFYTVILVLAVSACTGLPDGIKPVKDFNVERYTGTWYEIARLDHSFERGMQNVTATYSQNPDGSIKVVNKGYVTEEGEWKEAVGKAKFVANDEIAHLKVSFFGPFYGSYVVFELDEDYQYAFVTSYNRDYLWLLSRVPKVSDTVMNKFKTMSEQYGFNTNELIYMRHETVQKE, via the coding sequence ATGAAAGTACGACAGTTATTTTACACGGTGATTTTAGTGCTTGCAGTTTCAGCATGCACAGGTCTTCCTGATGGCATTAAACCGGTTAAAGATTTTAATGTAGAGCGCTATACAGGCACTTGGTATGAAATCGCAAGATTAGATCATTCATTTGAAAGAGGGATGCAAAACGTTACCGCGACTTATAGCCAAAATCCCGACGGTTCAATTAAAGTCGTAAATAAGGGATATGTAACAGAGGAAGGTGAGTGGAAAGAAGCGGTTGGCAAAGCCAAGTTTGTTGCAAACGACGAAATAGCGCATTTAAAAGTGTCATTTTTTGGTCCGTTTTATGGCAGTTATGTGGTATTCGAGTTGGATGAAGATTACCAGTATGCATTTGTTACCAGCTACAATCGTGATTACCTTTGGTTGCTTTCTAGAGTGCCTAAAGTGTCCGATACCGTAATGAACAAGTTTAAAACCATGTCTGAACAATATGGTTTTAACACCAATGAACTTATCTATATGAGGCACGAAACCGTTCAAAAAGAATAG